CTGTTATTGCTTTAGTTTAATGGACTTTAAATGAAGAAACTACAAACTAGCTTAGCTTGAGGTGAccaaaataatatgaaataataataataataataataataataaataaaaaataaaaataaacggGCCAAACGAAAACTTTTCAagtaaattaccaaaatggaTTCTAATTGAAGAAACTAAAAGCTAGCTGCGCAGCTATTAGCACCCTTCCAAAACTCTCACAAAACCGCTTTCTTCTATAGTCACCACTTTAACGTTTAATTTTAGTTCaattagaaaacaaatttcttattaaaacCCTTGTTACCTTCAACGGCATAAAGAAATTTAAGGGCGGTTAGGGACTCACGTCTCTAAATAACCATTCGAGAAAGACAATAACTAATTCATCCATGAAAGATAATAActaatgtaaaatataaattggaAAACGgctccaaaaattaaaaattggttGTGAATATGGGTTTAGGGTTTGTGATTTCAtattgagattttttctttataattattttgtactcttcgaatttgttttttaattattagaagacatcatttccttagtttaaattttactctaaACTAGAAAAAGGACAAACTTGTATCCGTACCTTATCCAATAAAATGAATAACAAAAATCAAGCAAAACAGATAATCCAAACAACTTTTTTTCATAACATGACAAGTgagcaaattattttatttagcaGGCAGtctgaaataaaacaaaaatttcatattaacTTCGGAGAGTTTAGATCCAACGGGGTGTGCTAAGAGAGTGAAGTATGGCTGTATGAggttatttgtaaaattaaaatagattttcttataataaaggTCCCTTTAGAATTGTTTTTGAGAGGTTTAAAtgtaattctaaaaaattaaaagctaaatttggtgtttcataatttttttttaatagaaccACTTTCAGCAAGATTGCCTCACACTACagtaatttttgaaaagtaggaaaatagtatatttttcaaaatctgattttgaaaactagttttatctttaatatatatcctcatatatattataaaactccaaaattatctttattaattaagaattaaaatcaataatttttaaaaaattatcattattaccaattatttagagataacaaaatataaaatataaaatgtggatgataaaatttgaaaggttAGGTCCTGTGGCTTTGCTagaattgattaatttgaatgagataaataaaaaactttataTGCTAAAGAATGAACAATCCAATGCACAGAAATACTGAAATCACTGGCCTACAAttcattcaatatttataagaaaagTTATTAATGAACCACCATATTTTACATCGACAATTTATGTACTCacgtaaattatttttaacaaagcCTTGCACCACCTAACTTTTCAcattttgtcaaaaattttcaacttaaccattatttataactaattaattgattaaactATTTTAACATTCtgtcataaattattttttatatatttcaattactTGACAAGTTTCTAGTTATCTCAATGGAAAAGTTTTTTTGTTGTGTGAGCCGTGGATTGAAATCGTTAAAAATGGTACTTAAACAATTCATCAGCTCTTTAAAAAAGCTGCACAATCTTTAGATTCTCAAGACTACTtccaaaatctcaaaattggAGCTTCTTTTCAAAagagataaatataaattctcCTCCAAAAACTCATTCTCTCATTACACTCGAAcaaagttaaataaataaaataaaaagagattttgaatGACACTaatatctctctctctctctctctctctatatatatatatataaaatattttggcaATCATAGAAGCTTCAAGAAACCGGCTATACGCATTGTACTTGTTGCTCCTGGCTACTTTTAATCCATTCAGGACTCGTCTAATATTTAAGTATGGTTATTGTAATACTTGAGTTAGAAAATTTAACGGAATTACTTTATGCAACTGAACTTGAGTCACACCTATATTGTCAACATAATCCTCAAAACAATAAGCTAATCCTGAATCAAACCCAAAAAtggggaagagaaaaaagaataaaaatctaataGGGAGAGAATATAACTATACAAGTAAGTCCATGATATACGGAGCCATCCAGCAGGCCACCGTACTTACTGGGCAGCAAGAATTTGATTTCATATTCTACAATTGGCAGCTGCAGCAAAACAGGAAGACATTAacataatgaattaatgatatCAGAAAACGCACGCAAGAAGAATTTACCACATGATTTACAAGGGGTAGGTGAAAAATAAGGATtattagaaacaaaattgttCTTGCTCAAGCTGAATTTATATACTCACTACAAAAGATAAACTGGTTGAGATCAAGAGTGATCCTGCCCTGCTTAGCTGTATCAAATGAATTAAACAGATTCctgaggaaaaaaatgaataataatctCCCCATCAGCAGAATGgcattaaatttttgaattcattGATAAATACCATAAGCGCTGCACTATGTCTCAAGACTCGTGCAATTTTTGTGGAATGTGAGGGCATTTATGTCAATCAACCATCCCTAATCACTCAAGGTGCAATATTCAACATGAAAATTTAAGGGATTCATACCGAGCAGACTGCAAAAATATACAAAGGGATATGAAGTCATCCAGACGAAGTCTTCCATTCTTATTCTGATCAAAACTCTGAGTGATAAAGAAAGCTATCAGATTCAATGGCCAAAAAAACCAATTCTCACCTTATAAAggagaataaacaaattattcaCTACCAAACAAGATAATAGTTCAGAGAAGTAAATCTAATAAGGCAGTCCCAGTTAAACTTTGATGAAAGGTAAGATCTCAAAGACGTGTAGAGTTATTTTGTGGAACAGATCGTATTTAGTAATATTACAGCAAGACTGCAGTACACAATGTTGTACGCCTAGAGACGGTGACTGAACATCCTCTCTAGCTTCCATTTGCAAGCAAggataaatatataataagcaCGCTGAATATCCAAACAAATCGCAGATGTAAAGCCACAACAGTGGCATGTACTATACTGTAAAAGGTCTCTATTTGGAATGTGTTCCACATACAGTAGTAGGTCACATATTTCATCACTCAAAATGCTAATACCAGCAGCTTACAAAATAACTGATCAAAGCAATCAAGCTTACAATTTTACTTGAGCAACTAAAGAGCTAAAATTCTTCTAGATCTTGTATAAGCATCTAGGTTTGCTTCATGTCCCTAGCCATTAACTCTAGAGTAAAATGATCAATGTTAAAGTAGTACATCTGCATTATTTTATGTGAGAAAgatctcttttaatttaaaataaaaaatgctcGTGCATACCTCACAGACTGTGTAAAAAGCTGGTGAGTCCaaagaaaaaccaattttCACCAATGCCTGTAATTAGGTTCAGCAGTTACAATCCAGAATTACAGCTCCGACAAGAAAACAAAggcaaataattataaattagaacAGGCATTCTTGAGGCTATGCAACACATCATTTTTTCATCTAACTAACAGTCAAAACCATGTCAAAAGATACCTCATACACGTTATCGGGAACAAGATATCCACGACCCCTGCAACAATGAACCCAAAAACTGAGATAGAGTGTAGATATACAAACTTCTTGGACCAAACATTTGTACTGTATCTCAAAGCTACATCAAATCTTTATCTAAATagtgaagaaaaaataaaaaataaagatttttcaatttttctttatcttagTAATGAACTAAAAAGTTTTATATAACACTGCTTAATACAACGATTACCTCTCCAGGTCTGAGAAGGCATGTTGAACCTGCAAACAAGTTTGagtaaataattatcatttctTCTTCTATGCTCGTGGATATACATAATAATACAGATTATAACTTGCACTTAAGAGAAACAACAAATAAGTTAAGGGTACATTTCATTCATAATCTAGAAACACTTTCAAAACTAAAGTACAACTGAAGATTTTTTAGATATAATAGGATATAATCTTAAAGAAGCTAGTTTTTGGAATGAGTTTGAAAACTATTTTCAAAGACTCTCAACAGAACACATTTTTCAAAACTGCGAAAACATGTATGGAATCAAAGACCTACactaaaatagtaaaattaaacaGGCCATTGTCTTCATGTCGAACCATAGAGCCACGAACTCTTTACAGTTTGGAGACTAGTATTTGACTggataaaaaatgaatgtaTCAGTTATTTTCGAAAACATACAACTGCATTCAGATTGCAGATCACAGAGCAGTACAGTAACTAAGCTTCTTATTGAATCAAGCTCatatattttagttaaaattacaaattttcacTTAACAGATTAAAATCATCACAAAATGGATAAAGTGACAGTTGCTAACCTTTAGAAGGAACTTGTTAAGCTCCACAAATTCTGgattccaaacaaaaaaaaaaaaaatcaacaaattatagtaaattaattaaaaaaaaaagtaaataaaaacaaatcattcaaaactAAACTTACCCTCAAAGCTCATAGTACCATTCCTATCAAAATCATACATCcttggaaaattaaaaaaaaaaattatatttgtcaGCAATTTACCATACACAcacgaaaaaataaatcattgaaaaaaaatgaaagaacctGATCATTTGTTGAACaacagagagagaaaaatcaagATTGCCAACGGCGAAAGCGTGCtgacagaaaaaaaaagaaaagaaaagaaaagaaaacgaCACGTCAGTTTGCGTTGTGGTTAAATGGAAAAGataatttgtttcaatttgagATGATATAGAATAGAAACAATGAGCAAAGAGAAGTTTAAACCTTGAGCTGAGCTGCTGCTATGCTTCCTGTTTTTTCTGAGTCAACTCGATCGAACCACTCTCTCAAAACCGCTGTGTTCTCCATTTTCCTCCGCTTCAGAATAATTTAGTGTTTTTCCTTTACTCGcgatttaaatataaatggaTAATAACATTGAGATCCATTATATTTCGTTATCTTCTTAAATAAAGCATATTTTTTCCATATACACCAAATAGATCCGCGATCCGTTCCCTTCTGTAACAGTGTAATCAATCAGTAATGACCAGTTTCACAGATGAGGCCTTATCACATAATTATCacacattttatctttttttttttttaattctttaaaatgtAGGACATGATAACAATATAACAAGATTGTTTCAGTTTGTCGTTAATACGTTTAAAagatgtataaaattatcaaaaagtacttaaaaattatgaaaattagagtcaaaatttttttttgaatactgaTTAAACATTAGATTACtgtattacacagatatttacaacaactaCTATTATAACAGATATATTACACTGATaattacaatcagatatacataattaagatttatattattacattaaattctGTAAAATACATGCCCAGACAAATAATCTCTCACAGAAGAAGAATGTCTATACTCCACTCATATTTcataagaaagaataatttttacatattaagaatatttagctcccacaatatttttataggAGCTAAAACCGCTGCCCTCATAAGACATTTGTGGGGGCTAGAATCGCTGCCCTCACAAGtcttgtgagggcagcagcccaccaCGTCGGCCCAGGCCGAAGTGGCAATTAGAGTCAAGTTACTAAAGCAATTGAGGGACATGGGGACATTTTAACCACGTACCCCCGATTTCAagatttttctataaattccCCAATTACTTCCATATTTATACTTACAGTTACCAACCATCAACCAAGGGGTTAAATGATAGATTATTCCAATTTCTTTGGATCAAAACAAATTCGCACGTGACACATGCGAGCCGAGTCGCCAACGTTGTTGAGTGTCCTCCTCCGAGCGTCGAAAGAGAATTAGTGGGTTTGGTTGGGTCCCAAAACGACAACGCTCCCTCCATCTCTGTAAGTGATTTTACCCCAGCGTCTGGCGCATCTCTGTAAGAGATCTtatctcttaatttttttcagttcAATGAACTTTTAATTGATCATCGATTAATTAATTGGCTTAGTTGGACTCAAAGTTTTCAACTTTTCTAAACTCAAGAAGAGATATCATTTTGAGGACTgtattttttccttcttcaattttctatgaacttttgaaaaaagaaaaaaaattgggtattgCCGTTTCTCATGGCATAACTATtttcatgaataaaataagatatgaGAACATAGTTTTAaagcaattttatttattttttaattaaaaaatgatgattttaatcttatatttgtttttgatAACATTTGTTTTTGGGTGTTTTGTAACAGGTCCATGTCCATTTGGCTCATCAAATGTTGTATTATGAGTTTGTTTGTGGGTTTGTAGTTCCATTATGCTGGTGGTATTTGAGAGCATAGCCCAATTAGAAGTTAGTATAGCTCATGAGGATTGCAAGTTATCACAATCTCGTTTCTTTGTTTGCTTATGCGACTCCCATATGGGCAAGTCTAATTGCCGGTGTCCTAGTAGTAGTGACCCTTTCACTTTCGATGTACCTTTTGTTTGACCACCTTTCTGCATACAAGAATCCCGAggtttttgttaatttgttgctACACTTTGTCGAATTTTTATTGAGATCTTCATAGGTTTTGTACTCTATTATTGTTTATTCACttatattcttcttttgtCCCTGTATTCAGGAACAAAAGTTTCTGATTGGAGTTATTTTGATGGTTCCTTGCTATGCAGTAGAATCAGTAAGTtgtttaataatcaatttggCATAAAGAAGTTACTATCTTCTTGAATGGATGTACTTTCCATCTGTAGAGAAAGATGAgctattcaatttcaaatttagaaTCTGGATAGGTTTTCTTTTGTAACTTTTTGACAGGTTTGGATGGGCGAATCTAGTATGAGACTGCATGTCTCTGAATTACTAGATTGGATATTAGAAGTGATTTGGGGATTATGTGATACATTTTTATACATCACTGTAAAATGAGGTGACATAATTGTATTGGAAGGTTCAGTGTTTTGTTTATTGGTGTGGAACATATTCGAGTGTTTTCCAATGTGAAAATAGTTTTTCCTGTCCTATGTACATTGTTTGGTACTCCTTCCCTCTGCTGCATCATTCTCTTTTCCTAACATGGATTATTTTGAACAGTTTGTCTCATTGACGAATCCAACAGTTAGTATTGACTGCGAAATACTACGGGATTGCTATGAGTCCTTTGCTATGTATTGCTTTGGAAGATATCTTGTTGCTTGCCTGGGTATGTAGTTTTCAATAGCTTTCTCATGCAATGcgaatttattttgaaatagagAATTCCTTTCTTATTCATTTGTTGGTCTCGTATTTATGTGCTGATTCTCATTCTTGTTCCTATggtgtttcatttttttaaataatatatcaaagGGGGGGAAGAGAGAACTATTGAGTTTATGGAAAGAGAAGGACGTGCAAGTCATAAAGCTCCGCTGTTAGAACACAATTCTGAAAGAGGAATTGTGACACATCCATTCCCAATGAATTATATCTTAAAACCATGGGAACTTGGTCGATG
This window of the Citrus sinensis cultivar Valencia sweet orange chromosome 8, DVS_A1.0, whole genome shotgun sequence genome carries:
- the LOC102618453 gene encoding uncharacterized protein LOC102618453 isoform X1; protein product: MENTAVLREWFDRVDSEKTGSIAAAQLKHAFAVGNLDFSLSVVQQMIRMYDFDRNGTMSFEEFVELNKFLLKVQHAFSDLERGRGYLVPDNVYEALVKIGFSLDSPAFYTVCESFDQNKNGRLRLDDFISLCIFLQSARNLFNSFDTAKQGRITLDLNQFIFCTANCRI
- the LOC102618453 gene encoding uncharacterized protein LOC102618453 isoform X2; translation: MENTAVLREWFDRVDSEKTGSIAAAQLKHAFAVGNLDFSLSVVQQMIRNGTMSFEEFVELNKFLLKVQHAFSDLERGRGYLVPDNVYEALVKIGFSLDSPAFYTVCESFDQNKNGRLRLDDFISLCIFLQSARNLFNSFDTAKQGRITLDLNQFIFCTANCRI